The Odocoileus virginianus isolate 20LAN1187 ecotype Illinois chromosome 3, Ovbor_1.2, whole genome shotgun sequence genome includes a window with the following:
- the LOC110134238 gene encoding olfactory receptor 7C1-like yields the protein MELGNQTRVLEFLLLGFSQDSEEQHILFELFLSVFVVTVLGNLLIILAVISDSQLHTPMYFFLCNLSFADVCFTSTTVPKMLMNIQTQSKSISYAGCITQMYFFMVFGVMDTFLLTVMAYDRFVAICHPLHYTVIMNPCLCGLLVLVSWFTSLSYSLIQSLLMLRLSFCTNWVIPHFYCELAQVLTLACSDTLINYILLYMVIGFLGIVPFSGILFSYTRIVFSILRIPSAHGKYKAFSTCASHLSVVSLFYGTGLGVYLSSDSSSWRGMIASVMYTVVTPMLNPFIYSLRNRDIKRALQKVIGRTLCVQWWEH from the coding sequence ATGGAACTAGGAAATCAAACACGTGTTTTAGAATTTTTACTCCTGGGATTTTCCCAAGACTCAGAGGAGCAACACATCTTATTTGAGCTATTCCTATCTGTGTTTGTGGTCACTGTCCTTGggaacctgctcatcatcctggctgTCATCTCAGACTCCCaactccacacccccatgtacttcttcctctgcaACCTGTCCTTTGCCGATGTCTGTTTCACTTCCACCACAGTCCCAAAGATGCTGATGAACATCCAGACACAGAGCAAATCCATCAGCTATGCAGGCTGCATCACCCAGATGtattttttcatggtttttgGAGTTATGGACACTTTTCTCCTGaccgtgatggcctatgaccgctttgTGGCCATCTGTCACCCCCTGCACTACACGGTCATCATGAACCCTTGCCTCTGTGGTCTGCTGGTTCTTGTGTCTTGGTTCACCAGCTTGTCATACTCCCTGATCCAGAGTCTGTTGATGTTGCGGCTGTCCTTCTGTACCAACTGGGTCATTCCACACTTTTATTGTGAACTTGCTCAGGTCCTCACACTTGCCTGCTCAGACACACTCATCAATTACATCCTGCTGTATATGGTGATTGGCTTTCTTGGCATTGTTCCCTTCTCAGGGATCCTTTTCTCCTACACCCGCATTGTCTTCTCCATTCTGAGAATCCCATCAGCTCATGGGAAATATAAGGCATTTTCTACCTGTGCATCTCACCTGTCCgtggtttctttgttttatggGACAGGCCTTGGTGTGTATCTCAGTTCTGATTCATCTTCCTGGAGAGGCATGATCGCCTCGgtgatgtacactgtggtcacccccatgctgaaccccttcatctacagcctgaggaacaggGACATCAAGAGGGCTCTACAAAAAGTCATTGGAAGGACACTCTGTGTTCAGTGGTGGGAACACTGA
- the LOC139033419 gene encoding olfactory receptor 7D4-like, with protein sequence MEPGNQTLALEFLLLGFSQDSEKQRILFGLFLSVFVVTVLGNLLIILAISSDPRVHTPMYFFLSNLSLADIGFISTTVPKMIVNIQTQSKSISYAGCITQMCLFMVFGGMDTFLLTVMAYDRFVAICHPLHYTVIMNPCLCGLLVLVSWFTSLSYSLIQSLLVLRLSFCTNWVIPHFYCELAQVLMLACSDTLINYILLYMVTGLLGIVPFSGILFSYTHIVSSILRIPSAHGKYKAFSTCASHLSVVSLFYGTGLGVYLSSDSSSWRGMIASVMYTVVTPMLNPFIYSLRNRDIKRALQKVIGRTLCVQWWEYRSKGFEPTVIAAVG encoded by the coding sequence ATGGAACCAGGAAATCAAACACTTGCTTTAGAATTTTTACTCCTGGGATTTTCCCAGGACTCAGAAAAGCAGCGCAtcttatttgggttgtttctatctGTGTTTGTGGTCACTGTGCTCGGGAATctgctcatcatcctggccaTCAGCTCAGACCCCCGtgtccacacccccatgtacttcttcctctccaacttGTCCTTGGCTGACATTGGTTTCATCTCCACCACAGTCCCTAAAATGATTGTGAACATCCAGACACAGAGCAAATCCATCAGCTATGCAGGCTGCATCACCCAGatgtgtcttttcatggtttttgGAGGTATGGACACTTTTCTCCTgactgtgatggcctatgaccgctttgTGGCCATCTGTCACCCCCTGCACTACACAGTCATCATGAACCCTTGCCTCTGTGGTCTGCTGGTTCTTGTGTCTTGGTTCACCAGCTTGTCATACTCCCTGATCCAGAGTCTGTTGGTGTTGCGGCTGTCCTTCTGTACCAACTGGGTCATTCCACACTTTTATTGTGAACTTGCTCAGGTCCTCATGCTTGCTTGCTCAGACACACTCATCAATTACATCTTGCTGTATATGGTGACTGGACTTCTTGGCATTGTTCCCTTCTCAGGGATCCTTTTCTCCTACACCCACATTGTCTCCTCCATTCTGAGAATCCCATCAGCTCATGGgaaatataaagcattttctaCCTGTGCATCTCACCTGTCTGTGGTTTCTTTGTTCTATGGGACGGGCCTTGGCGTGTATCTCAGTTCTGATTCATCTTCCTGGAGAGGCATGATTGCCTCAgtgatgtacactgtggtcacccctatgctgaaccccttcatctacagcctgaggaacaggGACATCAAGAGGGCTCTACAAAAAGTCATTGGAAGGACACTCTGTGTTCAGTGGTGGGAGTACAGATCCAAGGGTTTTGAGCCGACAGTGATAGCAGCAGTTGGCTAA